The DNA segment TAATTATTAGATATGTTTGTTTTCTTTATTATAACATTATCATCATAACGTTATCATCGGAATCTTCACGCCCTCTTCCTTTGCGACCTCGATTGCCTTCTCGTAGCCGGCGTCGGCGTGGCGCATTATTCCTGTGCCGGGGTCGTTCGTGAGGACGAGCTTTAAGCGCTCCAGAATACCTCTCGGAGTTCATTAAAGGGAATGAATTTACTCGCCCGCCGGATAATCGCCCGTAATGTCCCGTAATCGATTTCTTTGTGCATTGGAACGGTCAGCGACTGTTTTGAACCAGACACTATTCTTCTTAATTTGACGTGCCTCCCGCGTTGTTTGTAGGCATCGAAACCAAATCCGGCGAGAATCTTGATGACCTCGTCGCCGGATAACCTTTTTAGTTTAGGAGACATTGGCCAATTCTCCGGTCTCGAATTTAATGTCGATTTGCGGCGATTCGACGAAACCGAGCTCGCTCAGGTTTTCATCCTCGAGATGTAAAGATATTGCCTCCTTGAGATTCGCCACGGTATCGTCGAGTGTCGTGCCTTGCGTAATCACCGGGAAATCGAGACATTCGGCGACGTATTGCTTTTCGCCCATATAGATAATGCATTCGATTGTCGTGCGCATAATACCTCCTGTTTTGGTATTGATTAAAGACTGGTTTTACTTATCCGAATATAATCAAATCATCGGAATCTTCACGCCCATTTCACTCGCGACCTCGATGGCCTTTTCGTAACCGGCGTCGGCGTGGCGCATTATTCCCGTGCCGGGGTCGTTTGTGAGGACGCGCTTCAGGCGCTCGTCCATCTCCGGCGTGCCGTCGCAGACAATGACCTGCCCGGAGTGGAGCGAATATCCGATTCCAACTCCGCCGCCGTGATGGAACGACACCCAGCTTGCCCCGGAAACGGCGTTGAGCGCGAAATTCAGCAGCGGCCAGTCGGCGACCGCGTCGGTGCCGTCGCGCATCGCCTCGGTCTCGCGGTTCGGCGATGCGACGCTGCCGCCATCGAGATGGTCGCGACCTATGACGATGGGCGCGCCGACCCTGCCCTCGCGGACGAGGCGGTTGAACATCAAACCGGCTTTGTCGCGCTCGCCATAGCCGAGCCAGCAAATCCGGCAGGGGAGTCCCTGAAATGCGACGCGCTCTTTTGCCAGTTTCAGCCAGCGGTGCAGATAGGGCTTGTCCGGGAACAGTTTCATGAGTTCGTCGTCGATAGTGTAGATGTCCTGCGGGTCGCCGGAAAGGGCGCACCAGCGGAACGGCCCCTGTCCCTCGCAGAACAGCGGCCGGATATAGGCCGGGACGAATCCGGGATATTTCCACGTGCCGTCCGAATTGCGTGCTTCGTCGTCGGTGATATTCCCGCCGGCGACGGCGTTGCCGCGAAGATTGTTGCCGTAGTCGAACGTCTCCGCGCCGCGATTTTGAAGCGTAATCATCTGGCGGACGTGCTTGGCCATTGTGGCGTAGGAGCGTTTTTTATACGCCTCGGGGTTTTTTGCCCGCAGTTCGAGGGCTTCGGCGAAGGTCATGCCGTCGGGGATATAGCCTTCGAGCGGGTCGTGCGCGCTGGTCTGGTCGGTGAGAATATCGGGCGTGATGTTGCGGTCGATGAGCCTTTGCAGAAGATCGACCTGATTGCCGACCCAGACTATGCTCTTGCCGATTTTGC comes from the bacterium genome and includes:
- a CDS encoding type II toxin-antitoxin system HicA family toxin; the protein is MSPKLKRLSGDEVIKILAGFGFDAYKQRGRHVKLRRIVSGSKQSLTVPMHKEIDYGTLRAIIRRASKFIPFNELREVFWSA
- a CDS encoding type II toxin-antitoxin system HicB family antitoxin, with protein sequence MRTTIECIIYMGEKQYVAECLDFPVITQGTTLDDTVANLKEAISLHLEDENLSELGFVESPQIDIKFETGELANVS
- the hutU gene encoding urocanate hydratase produces the protein MPKHIIHAPKGDKITCKGWHQEAAMRMLMNNLDPEVAEDPDKLIVYGGTGKAARNWDCFDAIIRTLKNLENDETLLVQSGKPVGVFKTHERAPRVIIANSNLVGKWANWEHFHELEKKGLMMYGQMTAGSWIYIGTQGILQGTYECFAAAGRKNFGSDDLSGRLIVSGGCGGMSGAQPLAATMCNATYLSAEVDIARAQKRIDTKYLDEIVLDIDAAIDRAIDYKNRKIGKSIVWVGNQVDLLQRLIDRNITPDILTDQTSAHDPLEGYIPDGMTFAEALELRAKNPEAYKKRSYATMAKHVRQMITLQNRGAETFDYGNNLRGNAVAGGNITDDEARNSDGTWKYPGFVPAYIRPLFCEGQGPFRWCALSGDPQDIYTIDDELMKLFPDKPYLHRWLKLAKERVAFQGLPCRICWLGYGERDKAGLMFNRLVREGRVGAPIVIGRDHLDGGSVASPNRETEAMRDGTDAVADWPLLNFALNAVSGASWVSFHHGGGVGIGYSLHSGQVIVCDGTPEMDERLKRVLTNDPGTGIMRHADAGYEKAIEVASEMGVKIPMI